One Campylobacterota bacterium DNA window includes the following coding sequences:
- a CDS encoding chorismate mutase codes for MQAAECHSLEEVRQYIDRLDDQIVELIAARNAYVKQAAQFKHSIEEIKGEERMEAVMDRVRLKAMESGVSPNLLSKLYKIMIDEMVEAEISEFRNAKSL; via the coding sequence ATGCAAGCCGCAGAGTGCCACAGTTTAGAAGAAGTACGCCAGTATATCGACCGTCTGGACGATCAGATCGTCGAACTGATCGCCGCGCGCAACGCTTACGTCAAGCAGGCTGCCCAGTTCAAACATTCGATCGAGGAGATTAAAGGTGAAGAGAGAATGGAAGCGGTCATGGACCGCGTCCGGCTCAAGGCGATGGAGTCGGGGGTATCCCCCAATCTCCTCTCGAAACTCTATAAAATAATGATAGACGAAATGGTCGAAGCGGAAATTTCGGAATTCCGCAACGCCAAGTCATTGTAA
- a CDS encoding dihydroorotase: protein MIISGAVICDIHGERRKDVRIEEGIVTEIGDDLHGDETIDAKGCYLFPGLVDTDVRLKDAQLNRTNLEKLSRRALRGGVTTAVLASDCTPRIDDEITLEFVQQHRHLAHGATIESTLSALNEEGSLSNIAIMLKKGSVAVHTDTIDDYNRISRIAQYLKMADRTLFYKATDKSLHESGVMSDGEIASQLGLPGISPLSEVVHVASMIEIARHFGIRIVFKSVTEPRTVEMVSNARSEGVDVSCEVSLHHLLKNDSACLGFDTDAKINPPLVNEAKRLALLEALRNGAIASLSALHQPNSDVHKDITFYDAQFGTTAIEEYLPLCYTYLIRPGTISVSRFAEVASRVPGSHIGIESGEIALGAKGDVIVFDPEGTTSVSHHHSLYKNEMLRGKVVAALCRGEVTRFE from the coding sequence ATGATCATTTCGGGTGCGGTTATTTGCGATATTCACGGGGAACGGAGAAAGGATGTCCGGATCGAAGAGGGGATCGTCACCGAAATCGGCGACGATTTGCACGGAGACGAAACGATTGACGCAAAGGGGTGTTATCTGTTCCCCGGACTGGTCGATACCGACGTTCGGTTAAAAGACGCGCAGCTCAACCGGACCAACCTCGAAAAACTCTCCCGCCGCGCACTTCGCGGCGGCGTTACGACGGCGGTACTGGCCAGCGATTGCACGCCGCGCATCGATGACGAAATCACCCTCGAGTTCGTACAGCAGCACCGCCATCTCGCACACGGTGCGACCATCGAATCAACCCTCAGTGCCCTGAACGAAGAGGGGAGCCTCAGCAATATCGCGATCATGCTCAAAAAAGGTTCGGTCGCCGTTCATACCGATACGATCGACGATTACAACCGCATCAGCCGTATCGCCCAGTATCTGAAAATGGCGGACAGGACGCTGTTTTACAAAGCGACCGATAAAAGTCTGCACGAGAGCGGCGTCATGAGCGACGGCGAAATCGCTTCGCAGCTCGGACTTCCGGGAATTTCCCCCCTTTCGGAAGTGGTACACGTCGCCTCGATGATCGAGATCGCCCGCCATTTCGGCATACGGATCGTCTTCAAAAGCGTCACGGAGCCCCGAACGGTGGAAATGGTTTCCAACGCCCGTTCAGAGGGGGTCGACGTATCGTGCGAGGTCTCGCTGCACCACCTGCTGAAAAACGATTCGGCGTGCCTGGGATTTGATACCGACGCCAAAATCAATCCGCCGCTGGTGAACGAGGCCAAACGCCTCGCGCTGCTCGAAGCGCTCCGAAACGGCGCGATCGCTTCGCTCAGCGCCCTTCACCAGCCTAATTCGGACGTTCACAAAGACATTACGTTTTACGACGCGCAGTTCGGTACGACTGCGATCGAAGAGTACCTTCCGCTGTGCTATACCTACCTGATTCGACCGGGTACGATCTCCGTATCCCGCTTCGCCGAAGTCGCGTCGCGCGTTCCGGGGAGCCATATCGGGATCGAAAGCGGTGAAATCGCGCTCGGCGCAAAAGGGGACGTGATCGTGTTCGATCCCGAAGGGACAACCTCCGTATCGCACCATCACAGTCTCTACAAAAACGAAATGCTTCGGGGAAAAGTGGTGGCGGCGCTCTGCCGCGGCGAAGTAACGCGGTTTGAATGA
- a CDS encoding c-type cytochrome, translated as MLLFLFPMILFAAGDLYTQGKKLYFSKGCNGCHGISAAGSAQYPALAYRRKAFLAHKLKEYRAKKGSTQLSQMMIPFAMGLSDREIDALTTFLGEYREGKSTYTPDMSNRGDGGS; from the coding sequence ATGTTGTTATTTTTGTTTCCGATGATCCTTTTCGCGGCCGGAGATCTCTACACGCAGGGGAAAAAACTCTATTTTTCCAAAGGGTGCAACGGCTGCCACGGCATTTCGGCCGCCGGCTCCGCCCAGTACCCCGCGCTGGCGTATCGGCGCAAAGCATTTCTGGCACACAAACTCAAAGAGTACCGCGCCAAAAAAGGTTCCACCCAGCTTTCCCAGATGATGATCCCTTTTGCCATGGGGCTCAGCGACCGCGAAATCGACGCGCTCACCACCTTTTTGGGCGAATACCGCGAGGGGAAAAGCACCTATACGCCCGATATGAGCAACCGGGGAGACGGAGGATCATGA